The Petroclostridium xylanilyticum genome has a segment encoding these proteins:
- the cbiE gene encoding precorrin-6y C5,15-methyltransferase (decarboxylating) subunit CbiE, which produces MNKVYVLGVGPGSPDYVLPIVTKIVGQSEVVVGGQRNLDIFDTRGKQTMIIKNNLREVVDFIKAKKDTHKVAVLVSGDPGFYSMLNYLSGYFSREELEVIPGISSIQYLICKMKTWWQDAYVTSLHGRMDENFINIVKNNSKVALLTDYKLSPDAIARYLIANGIKDKKVTVGENLSYEDERIVEGSLEEISQMNNFKMSVMVIENES; this is translated from the coding sequence ATGAATAAAGTATATGTACTGGGAGTAGGACCTGGTTCGCCGGATTATGTACTGCCAATTGTGACAAAAATTGTTGGACAATCGGAAGTAGTGGTTGGTGGGCAAAGGAATCTGGACATATTTGATACCAGGGGCAAGCAAACCATGATAATAAAAAATAATCTTCGGGAAGTAGTTGACTTTATTAAGGCGAAAAAAGATACCCATAAAGTTGCGGTACTTGTTTCGGGAGATCCCGGATTTTATAGCATGTTAAATTATTTGTCCGGCTATTTTAGCAGAGAGGAATTGGAAGTAATTCCTGGAATCAGTTCCATACAATATCTCATTTGTAAAATGAAGACATGGTGGCAGGATGCCTATGTAACCAGTTTACACGGCAGGATGGATGAGAATTTTATTAATATTGTAAAAAATAATTCAAAAGTAGCATTGCTTACTGATTATAAGCTTTCTCCTGATGCAATTGCCCGGTATCTGATAGCAAACGGTATAAAGGACAAGAAAGTAACAGTGGGAGAGAACCTCAGCTATGAGGATGAGAGAATTGTAGAGGGAAGCCTGGAAGAAATCTCTCAAATGAATAATTTTAAAATGAGTGTGATGGTGATTGAAAATGAGTCATAG
- the cbiT gene encoding precorrin-6Y C5,15-methyltransferase (decarboxylating) subunit CbiT yields the protein MSHRNDKVWNYTTSGIPDDLFIRGEVPMTKQEARVITLSRLRLTEDMTVWDIGAGTGSISIEMALQCKRGKVYAIERNPEGIELITKNMEKFQVYNIEVIEGSAPEVLDKLPVPDRIMIGGAGEQLEEILDYSDKVLKVNGLIVTNCITIETVYDTLNWLEKHEYEDIDVVCVSVARAKKVGKRHMFQGLNPIYVISGRKGYAYNLS from the coding sequence ATGAGTCATAGAAATGATAAAGTGTGGAATTATACAACTTCCGGTATTCCTGATGATTTATTCATTCGCGGGGAAGTGCCCATGACAAAGCAGGAAGCCAGAGTAATTACCCTATCCAGGCTAAGGCTGACAGAAGATATGACAGTATGGGATATCGGAGCAGGCACCGGTTCTATTTCCATTGAAATGGCTCTTCAATGCAAAAGGGGAAAGGTATACGCAATAGAGAGAAATCCCGAAGGAATCGAATTAATTACTAAAAACATGGAAAAGTTCCAGGTATACAACATCGAAGTAATAGAAGGCAGTGCTCCTGAAGTGTTGGATAAGTTGCCTGTTCCCGACAGGATTATGATAGGAGGGGCAGGAGAGCAGTTGGAAGAAATACTGGATTATTCCGATAAGGTATTGAAAGTCAACGGCCTGATTGTAACAAACTGTATTACCATAGAAACGGTCTATGACACTTTAAATTGGCTGGAGAAGCATGAATATGAGGACATAGATGTAGTATGCGTATCGGTGGCAAGAGCGAAAAAAGTGGGTAAAAGACATATGTTTCAAGGATTGAATCCCATATATGTTATATCCGGCAGGAAAGGTTACGCATATAATTTAAGTTGA
- the cobI gene encoding precorrin-2 C(20)-methyltransferase, translating into MKGKFYGIGVGPGDAELVTLKAKRLLDECEIIVAPKTAMEKQSVALNIVKPLLADHKKIIELIFPMTYDESELSKHWDDAAKQICSMLDKNLNVVFLTLGDPMVYSTYIYIFRRIKDKGYEAETVPGITSFCAAASRIDVPLAEGKETVAIIPSAYECENLDKILVDFDNIVLMKVSRNYEQLVEVLERHRLKEKSVLVSRCGLDEEIIEYDLDKFIGQKVNYLSMIIVKKSIQN; encoded by the coding sequence GTGAAAGGAAAATTTTATGGTATAGGTGTTGGCCCGGGGGATGCCGAGCTTGTTACTTTAAAAGCAAAAAGGCTGCTGGATGAATGTGAAATCATCGTAGCTCCTAAGACAGCAATGGAAAAGCAAAGTGTGGCCTTAAATATTGTAAAGCCTTTGTTAGCTGATCATAAAAAAATTATTGAACTTATCTTTCCAATGACCTATGATGAAAGTGAGTTAAGTAAGCATTGGGATGATGCAGCAAAACAGATATGCAGCATGTTGGATAAGAATTTAAATGTTGTTTTCCTAACCCTGGGTGATCCCATGGTTTATAGTACATATATTTATATTTTTAGGAGAATTAAAGATAAAGGCTATGAAGCGGAAACAGTGCCGGGCATCACATCCTTCTGTGCTGCGGCGAGCCGGATAGATGTACCCCTTGCAGAAGGAAAAGAAACAGTAGCTATTATCCCATCTGCCTATGAATGCGAAAACCTGGATAAAATTTTGGTTGATTTTGATAATATAGTACTCATGAAGGTTTCAAGAAATTATGAACAGCTGGTGGAAGTGCTTGAACGTCACCGACTAAAGGAAAAATCCGTATTGGTTAGCAGGTGTGGATTGGACGAAGAAATTATAGAATATGATTTAGATAAATTCATAGGGCAGAAGGTAAATTATTTGTCTATGATAATAGTGAAAAAGTCAATACAGAATTAA
- the cobM gene encoding precorrin-4 C(11)-methyltransferase — translation MIKGERQSMVYFIGAGPGDPELITIKGQRLIKEADVIIYAGSLVNREVLNGAKENVEIYNSAGMTLEEVLEVMRKAEAEDKTVARVHTGDPSIYGAIREQMDALDEMGIRYEVVPGVSSFVAAAAALKKEFTLPGVSQTVILTRLEGRTEVPEGEQLRNLARHGASMAIFLSVGMIDRVVEELLEGYPPDTPAAVVQKASWPDQKIVMGTLKDIAQKVKNENITKTAQIVVGDFLGNDYELSKLYDKTFSHEFRSAKE, via the coding sequence ATGATTAAAGGAGAGAGACAAAGTATGGTGTATTTTATCGGTGCGGGGCCGGGAGACCCCGAACTAATTACTATAAAAGGACAGAGACTTATAAAAGAGGCGGATGTTATTATATATGCCGGATCACTGGTGAATAGAGAAGTCCTGAATGGTGCAAAAGAAAATGTAGAGATATATAATAGTGCAGGAATGACATTGGAAGAAGTTTTGGAGGTAATGAGGAAAGCTGAGGCAGAGGATAAAACGGTTGCCAGGGTACATACCGGTGACCCAAGTATATATGGAGCAATACGGGAGCAGATGGATGCCCTGGATGAAATGGGAATCCGGTACGAAGTTGTTCCTGGGGTAAGTTCATTTGTTGCGGCAGCAGCGGCTCTAAAGAAAGAATTTACGCTGCCCGGTGTTTCACAAACTGTCATACTTACCCGCCTGGAGGGAAGGACGGAAGTGCCGGAAGGTGAACAGCTGCGAAATCTTGCACGACATGGTGCGTCCATGGCTATTTTCTTAAGTGTGGGAATGATTGATAGAGTTGTAGAGGAACTATTGGAGGGATATCCGCCTGATACCCCGGCAGCAGTCGTTCAAAAGGCATCATGGCCTGACCAGAAAATCGTCATGGGCACTTTAAAAGATATAGCACAAAAAGTAAAGAATGAGAATATTACAAAGACAGCACAAATTGTCGTAGGAGATTTCCTGGGAAATGATTATGAGTTATCAAAGCTGTATGATAAGACATTCAGCCATGAATTCAGGAGTGCAAAGGAATGA